One Robbsia sp. KACC 23696 DNA segment encodes these proteins:
- the nuoN gene encoding NADH-quinone oxidoreductase subunit NuoN, whose product MQNANMTVLLPEALLLVAALLTVLNDAFTTGPGGRRLTYGIALVSSLVATVWYAALSTEPQVGRFFSDMYVVDQMASVLKAFVCLGFALTLMYSRRYLVDRDLDNGNVYMLGMFSLLGQIVMISGHNMLTLYLGLEMMSLSLYALIALRRDDMTSGEASMKYYVLGALASGFTLYGISMMYGATSSLDLGEISRTLSSGRVPNTVLLFGIVFVVVGVTFKLGTAPFHMWVPDVYQGSPTAMTLLVAAGPKVAAFAFGFRLLVDGMLPLATDWQQMLTIVAALSMIIGNVMGLVQTNIKRLLAYSAISNQGFVLLGLIGGVVNGNADEAASAYGSAMFYSVVYLITTIAVFGVLLVLSRKGVEADNIDDLKGLNQRSPWTAFVMLVLMFSLAGIPPTAGFYAKLSVLSTVVNAGMIWLSVLGVLSSLVGAFYYLRIVKVMYFDAPLDVTPVETHTVARVLLTINGLAVLVLGIIPGPLLNVCLHAMHQIFGA is encoded by the coding sequence ATGCAAAATGCGAACATGACTGTCTTGCTGCCAGAGGCGCTGCTGTTGGTGGCGGCACTGCTGACGGTGCTGAACGACGCGTTCACCACTGGCCCCGGCGGCCGCCGCCTCACCTACGGTATCGCGTTGGTCTCGTCGTTGGTGGCAACGGTCTGGTATGCGGCCTTATCGACGGAGCCGCAGGTAGGACGCTTCTTCTCCGATATGTATGTCGTCGACCAGATGGCGAGCGTGCTGAAGGCATTCGTCTGCCTGGGCTTCGCATTGACGCTGATGTACTCCCGGCGTTATCTGGTGGATCGCGATCTGGACAACGGCAACGTCTACATGCTCGGCATGTTCTCGCTGCTCGGCCAGATCGTGATGATCAGCGGCCACAATATGCTGACGCTGTATCTCGGCCTGGAAATGATGTCGCTGTCGCTGTACGCGCTGATTGCGCTGCGGCGTGACGACATGACGTCCGGCGAGGCGTCGATGAAGTACTACGTGCTGGGCGCATTGGCGTCGGGTTTCACGCTGTACGGGATCTCGATGATGTACGGCGCCACGTCGTCGCTGGACCTGGGCGAGATTTCCCGCACGCTTTCGTCGGGTCGCGTGCCGAACACGGTGCTGCTGTTCGGTATCGTGTTTGTCGTCGTCGGCGTGACGTTCAAATTGGGCACCGCGCCGTTCCACATGTGGGTGCCGGACGTCTACCAAGGCTCGCCGACGGCGATGACGCTGTTGGTGGCCGCGGGACCGAAGGTGGCGGCGTTTGCCTTCGGTTTCCGGCTGCTGGTCGACGGCATGCTGCCGCTGGCCACCGATTGGCAGCAGATGCTGACGATCGTCGCGGCGCTATCGATGATCATCGGTAATGTGATGGGGCTGGTCCAGACCAATATCAAGCGACTGCTGGCGTATTCGGCGATTTCGAACCAGGGCTTCGTGCTGCTGGGTCTGATCGGCGGCGTGGTAAACGGGAATGCCGACGAAGCGGCCAGCGCCTACGGATCGGCGATGTTCTACAGCGTCGTCTATCTGATCACGACGATTGCCGTGTTCGGCGTGCTGCTGGTGTTGTCCCGCAAGGGCGTGGAAGCGGACAATATCGACGATCTGAAGGGGCTGAATCAGCGGAGTCCGTGGACCGCCTTCGTCATGTTGGTTTTGATGTTCTCGCTGGCCGGTATTCCGCCTACCGCGGGTTTTTATGCGAAACTCTCGGTTTTGAGCACGGTCGTCAATGCGGGCATGATCTGGTTGTCCGTTCTGGGCGTGCTCTCATCGCTGGTAGGGGCGTTCTATTACCTGCGGATCGTCAAGGTGATGTATTTCGACGCGCCGCTGGATGTCACGCCGGTTGAAACCCACACCGTGGCGCGCGTACTGCTGACCATCAATGGTCTGGCCGTGCTGGTGTTGGGGATTATTCCCGGCCCGCTGTTGAATGTCTGCCTGCACGCGATGCATCAAATCTTTGGAGCGTAG
- a CDS encoding DUF2818 family protein, giving the protein MSAAGWFIVLVAVFFANLPFANQRLFAVIPLPLAAGKAKSAWIRLAELIVAYFVVGLFGHLLEARAGNAFDQSWQFYAVTFSLFVVFAFPGFTARYLVKYRV; this is encoded by the coding sequence ATGTCCGCAGCAGGGTGGTTTATCGTGTTGGTTGCCGTTTTCTTTGCGAATTTGCCATTCGCCAACCAGCGCCTGTTCGCGGTCATTCCCCTCCCGCTCGCCGCGGGAAAGGCCAAAAGCGCGTGGATCCGACTGGCCGAGTTGATCGTTGCGTATTTCGTCGTCGGTCTGTTCGGGCATCTGCTCGAAGCGCGTGCCGGCAATGCATTCGATCAAAGCTGGCAGTTCTATGCGGTGACCTTTAGTTTGTTCGTGGTTTTTGCCTTCCCCGGCTTTACCGCGCGTTATCTGGTCAAATATCGGGTGTAG
- a CDS encoding NUDIX hydrolase: MTTDSPASQDPSGVSSAGQPAESSRSGTHAASTDAGAGHVSAQLDQRLREHCESSTLVHEGAFLTVKCDKVRLPDGKLATREYVQHAGAVMILPLFDDGTVLVEKQFRYPLGRVLTEYPAGKLDPGEDPVVCAHRELLEETGYSASQMTFLTRINPVISYSTEFIDLYLARGLTPGRQQLDEGEFLELEIVSPQRMIDAVRSGQISDVKTIIGTFWLEKILSGAWPLPA, translated from the coding sequence ATGACCACTGATTCCCCCGCTTCCCAAGACCCGTCGGGCGTATCGTCGGCCGGCCAGCCGGCCGAATCCTCCCGCAGCGGCACACACGCGGCATCGACCGATGCCGGCGCCGGCCACGTTTCGGCGCAGCTCGATCAGCGTCTGCGCGAACATTGCGAGTCCAGCACGCTAGTCCACGAGGGCGCTTTTCTCACCGTCAAGTGCGACAAAGTGCGCCTGCCCGATGGCAAGCTCGCCACCCGCGAATACGTCCAGCATGCCGGTGCCGTGATGATCCTGCCGCTGTTCGACGACGGCACCGTGCTGGTGGAAAAGCAGTTTCGCTATCCATTGGGGCGCGTGCTGACCGAGTATCCGGCCGGCAAACTCGATCCGGGCGAGGATCCTGTTGTTTGTGCACATCGTGAGTTGCTCGAGGAAACCGGCTATAGTGCGAGCCAGATGACGTTTCTGACCCGGATCAATCCGGTGATCTCGTATTCGACCGAGTTTATCGACCTCTATCTGGCGCGTGGCTTGACGCCGGGCCGGCAGCAGCTGGACGAAGGGGAGTTTCTCGAACTCGAAATCGTGTCTCCGCAACGAATGATCGATGCGGTGCGCAGCGGACAAATCAGCGACGTCAAGACGATTATCGGCACCTTCTGGCTCGAAAAGATCCTGTCCGGCGCATGGCCTTTGCCTGCTTGA
- a CDS encoding DUF1178 family protein: MKVFDLQCAREHRFEGWFASADAYDTQREKGLLQCPMCGSSSVQRLPSAPHLNVSSLRADTGASASGSAAMEQAMARRAGDDSDARQRAAQQARGAEHRGGSDGALSVGGARRGIVAGGGVSGVGGTPEAKMAEALQAAWLKMAREVIRQTENVGDAFADEARRIHYDEAPARAIRGHATAEQVAELADEGIDVLPLPMPDAAKETLQ, translated from the coding sequence ATGAAAGTTTTCGATTTGCAGTGCGCGCGCGAACACCGCTTCGAAGGGTGGTTCGCGTCCGCCGACGCCTACGATACGCAGCGTGAAAAGGGTCTGTTGCAATGCCCGATGTGTGGGTCGAGCAGCGTGCAACGCCTGCCGTCGGCGCCGCATTTGAACGTGTCGTCGTTGCGCGCCGATACGGGCGCGTCCGCGTCCGGCAGTGCCGCGATGGAACAGGCAATGGCAAGGCGCGCCGGCGACGATAGCGACGCGCGCCAACGCGCGGCGCAGCAGGCGCGCGGCGCCGAGCATCGGGGCGGATCCGACGGGGCGTTGTCTGTCGGCGGCGCGCGGCGCGGTATCGTCGCAGGCGGCGGCGTTAGTGGCGTCGGTGGCACGCCGGAAGCGAAAATGGCCGAAGCGCTGCAGGCTGCCTGGCTGAAGATGGCACGCGAGGTGATCCGTCAGACCGAGAATGTCGGCGATGCCTTCGCCGACGAGGCGCGTCGGATCCATTACGACGAAGCACCGGCCCGGGCCATTCGCGGGCACGCCACCGCGGAGCAGGTCGCCGAACTCGCCGACGAAGGCATCGACGTCCTCCCGCTGCCTATGCCGGATGCGGCGAAAGAGACGCTGCAGTAG
- a CDS encoding class III extradiol ring-cleavage dioxygenase, with translation MFASTPTTPRMPVVFVSHGAPTFALEPGLAGPRLAALGQQHLNRETVPGLQAILVVSAHWLTRGGIAVASTQTPDTVHDFGGFPRALYDIRYPAPGAPDAAQRAVAVLEQAGLHARLDANRGLDHGAWVPLLHMVPDADIPVFQVSLPWPATPADAFALGRALAPLRDQGIAILASGSLTHNLGDIRWQAGEDAIYATAFAEWIGAAVARGDVAGLIDYRARAPYAERAHPSDDHLLPLHVALGAASLTSATPHDAITVIDGGMTYGVLSMDAYVFAPTPTAASLSPHPA, from the coding sequence ATGTTTGCCTCGACACCGACGACGCCGCGGATGCCTGTGGTGTTCGTCTCGCATGGCGCCCCGACGTTCGCCCTGGAGCCCGGCCTGGCCGGTCCGCGCCTGGCGGCATTGGGCCAGCAACACTTAAACCGCGAGACCGTTCCCGGTCTGCAAGCCATCCTTGTGGTGTCGGCGCATTGGCTGACACGGGGTGGCATTGCCGTCGCCAGTACGCAGACGCCGGATACGGTCCACGATTTCGGCGGCTTCCCCCGCGCGCTTTATGACATTCGCTATCCGGCGCCCGGCGCGCCGGACGCCGCGCAGCGTGCCGTGGCGGTCTTGGAGCAGGCCGGCTTGCACGCTCGGCTGGATGCAAATCGCGGTCTCGACCACGGCGCCTGGGTGCCGCTATTGCATATGGTGCCGGACGCGGATATCCCGGTCTTTCAGGTGTCGCTACCTTGGCCGGCCACGCCCGCCGACGCGTTCGCCCTGGGTCGCGCATTAGCGCCGTTGCGGGATCAGGGAATCGCCATACTCGCCTCGGGCAGCCTGACGCACAATCTAGGCGATATTCGCTGGCAGGCGGGAGAAGACGCCATCTATGCGACGGCCTTTGCGGAATGGATTGGCGCGGCGGTCGCCCGCGGCGATGTGGCAGGTTTGATCGACTATCGTGCCCGTGCGCCGTACGCCGAGCGGGCGCATCCGAGCGACGACCATCTGTTGCCACTGCATGTCGCACTCGGTGCCGCGTCGCTGACAAGCGCAACGCCCCACGATGCCATTACGGTGATCGATGGCGGAATGACCTACGGCGTGCTGTCGATGGACGCTTACGTGTTCGCGCCGACGCCTACTGCAGCGTCTCTTTCGCCGCATCCGGCATAG
- a CDS encoding pyridoxal phosphate-dependent aminotransferase, whose amino-acid sequence MTSAALAFQTPSFPSKLPTVGTTIFTTMSALAAEKKAINLGQGFPDFACDPALIDAVSQAMRDGHNQYPPMAGWAPLREAIANKVDALYGRAYHTTNEITVTSGATQALLSAILCSVHPGDEVIVIEPSYDSYLPAIELAGGIPVLVPLSAPDYALDFDAIQAALSSRTRMLIINTPHNPTGRTWKNDDIAKLADILRGTDVLVLSDEVYEHMVFDGQVHASIARHPELAMRSFIVSSFGKTFHVTGWKLGYVLAPAPLTAEFRKVHQFNVFTANTPMQAGIAAYMQDPATYAGLAAFYQAKRDLFRDGLAKTRFTLLPCEGTFFQCVDYTAISDLNEVDFCRWLINEAGVAAIPMSAFYQNGQESGVVRFCFAKKDDTLREALGRLAAL is encoded by the coding sequence ATGACTTCGGCCGCACTCGCGTTTCAAACGCCGTCTTTCCCGTCCAAGCTGCCCACTGTCGGCACGACCATCTTCACGACCATGTCGGCGCTCGCCGCGGAAAAGAAGGCGATCAATCTGGGCCAGGGTTTCCCGGACTTCGCCTGCGATCCGGCGCTGATCGACGCGGTGTCGCAGGCCATGCGCGACGGGCACAATCAATACCCGCCGATGGCAGGCTGGGCGCCCTTGCGCGAAGCCATCGCGAACAAGGTCGACGCGCTCTACGGCCGCGCCTATCACACGACCAACGAGATCACCGTCACCTCCGGCGCGACGCAGGCCTTGTTGTCGGCGATTTTGTGTTCGGTCCACCCGGGCGACGAAGTCATCGTCATCGAACCAAGCTATGACAGCTATCTGCCGGCGATCGAACTTGCCGGCGGCATTCCCGTTCTGGTGCCGCTCTCGGCGCCCGACTATGCCTTGGATTTCGACGCGATCCAGGCCGCGCTAAGCAGCCGGACGCGGATGTTGATCATCAACACCCCGCACAATCCGACGGGCCGGACCTGGAAAAACGACGACATCGCCAAGCTCGCCGATATTCTGCGCGGCACCGATGTCCTCGTCCTGTCGGACGAAGTCTATGAACACATGGTGTTCGACGGGCAGGTACACGCCAGCATCGCACGGCATCCGGAACTGGCCATGCGCAGTTTCATCGTGTCGAGTTTCGGCAAGACGTTTCATGTCACCGGCTGGAAACTCGGCTATGTGCTCGCCCCGGCGCCGCTGACGGCCGAATTCCGCAAGGTGCACCAGTTCAACGTCTTCACGGCGAACACGCCGATGCAGGCCGGCATCGCGGCCTATATGCAGGATCCCGCAACCTATGCAGGCCTCGCCGCGTTCTACCAGGCCAAGCGCGATCTTTTCCGCGACGGCCTGGCAAAGACACGCTTCACGCTGCTGCCGTGCGAAGGGACGTTTTTCCAATGCGTCGACTACACGGCGATCAGCGATCTGAACGAAGTGGACTTTTGCCGCTGGCTGATCAACGAAGCCGGCGTCGCGGCCATTCCGATGTCCGCCTTCTATCAAAACGGTCAGGAATCCGGCGTCGTACGGTTCTGCTTTGCAAAAAAGGACGACACGCTGCGCGAAGCGCTGGGCCGCCTCGCCGCGCTGTAA
- a CDS encoding PIN domain-containing protein, whose translation MIVTGPAVIDKSGARPPDLAAQPDAAPRLGPDTPVILDSNVWIDLLVFADPAVEPIRRALNADTLHVVIDEHCFRELSYVLLYPQFARFAVDDAQALAQTHAWTHAVASIAAHEDAKRAAALAHALETGTAPDATQAASASASASASASASAIVPGFAKPASAIAGTPPPVLPRCSDRDDQKFLTLAAATGARWLVTKDKALLKLHRRMVRDFNCHVVLPTVFTAQVFGTN comes from the coding sequence GTGATTGTAACCGGCCCCGCCGTCATCGATAAATCCGGCGCCCGTCCGCCCGACCTCGCAGCCCAGCCCGACGCAGCGCCCCGGCTCGGTCCGGACACCCCGGTGATCCTGGACTCCAACGTCTGGATCGATCTGCTGGTCTTCGCCGACCCGGCCGTGGAACCCATCCGCCGCGCCCTGAATGCCGATACGCTGCATGTCGTGATCGACGAACACTGCTTTCGCGAGCTGTCTTACGTGCTGCTGTATCCGCAGTTCGCCCGCTTCGCGGTGGACGATGCGCAAGCGCTCGCACAGACGCACGCCTGGACGCATGCGGTCGCGTCGATCGCAGCCCATGAGGACGCCAAGCGCGCTGCGGCGCTTGCCCACGCACTCGAAACCGGCACGGCGCCGGACGCGACGCAGGCGGCTTCGGCTTCGGCTTCGGCTTCGGCTTCGGCTTCGGCTTCGGCCATCGTGCCAGGTTTCGCGAAGCCCGCGTCGGCCATTGCAGGCACGCCACCGCCGGTCCTGCCGCGATGCAGCGATCGAGACGATCAAAAGTTTCTCACCTTGGCGGCCGCTACCGGTGCGCGCTGGCTGGTGACGAAAGATAAGGCCTTGTTGAAACTGCACCGTCGCATGGTGCGCGACTTCAATTGCCATGTCGTCCTGCCGACGGTTTTCACGGCCCAGGTCTTCGGCACGAACTGA
- the yaaA gene encoding peroxide stress protein YaaA — MIIVLSPAKSLDFDTPAHVRTHTQPAFLDESAELIKTLRTLSPAQIASLMSISDPLAHLNHERFASWQPTFDESTAKQAVLAFNGDVYEGFDAKSLSAADLTFAQDHVRILSGLYGLLRPLDLILPYRLEMGSKLSNPRGRDLYTFWDGKLADALNTLFDASKKGERVLVNLASEEYFKSVKRGKLSVPVITPVFEDWKGGRYKIISFYAKRARGLMTRYVTTHRIDGVEGLKGFDLDGYAYAPEVSSKDSWVFRRRQED, encoded by the coding sequence ATGATAATCGTTTTGTCCCCCGCGAAGTCGCTCGACTTCGACACGCCCGCGCATGTGCGCACCCACACGCAACCGGCGTTTCTCGATGAATCGGCGGAATTGATCAAGACGCTGCGGACCTTGTCGCCCGCGCAGATCGCCAGCCTGATGAGTATCTCGGATCCGCTGGCGCACCTGAATCACGAACGGTTCGCCAGCTGGCAACCGACCTTCGACGAGTCCACCGCAAAGCAGGCGGTGCTGGCGTTCAACGGGGATGTCTACGAAGGGTTCGATGCGAAATCGCTATCGGCCGCGGATCTGACATTCGCCCAGGACCACGTTCGCATCCTGTCCGGTCTGTATGGCCTGCTGCGCCCGCTCGATCTGATTCTGCCGTACCGGCTCGAGATGGGGTCGAAGCTGAGCAATCCGCGCGGGCGCGATCTCTATACCTTCTGGGATGGCAAACTCGCGGACGCGCTGAACACCTTGTTCGACGCCAGCAAGAAGGGCGAGCGGGTGCTGGTGAACCTGGCGTCGGAGGAATATTTCAAATCGGTCAAGCGCGGCAAGCTGAGCGTGCCGGTGATCACGCCGGTGTTCGAGGATTGGAAAGGCGGGCGCTACAAGATCATCAGTTTCTATGCAAAGCGCGCGCGCGGCCTGATGACGCGCTATGTCACCACGCATCGAATCGATGGCGTCGAAGGTCTCAAGGGCTTCGACCTCGACGGCTATGCCTATGCGCCCGAGGTGTCCAGCAAGGACAGCTGGGTGTTCCGTCGTCGCCAGGAAGATTGA
- a CDS encoding M14-type cytosolic carboxypeptidase, which translates to MTVKITSLFDSGAVEVVDASRADDIRLRLRPDNASAFAQWFHFRASGVAGRACVYTFENASEAAYPDGWRDYHVVASHDSVNWFRVADTHYDGQVLRWQHTSPSDSVWFAYFEPYGEARHHAFLGEVAASGRATCADLGLSLQGRPLTCVSVGDAVVNGTDGAAGAGASPAPIWMIARQHPGETMAEWFVEGFLRRLLGLGEWAGDPVGRALRERAVFHIVPNMNPDGAALGNLRTNAAGANLNREWMQPSAERSPEVLMVREAIAASGIAMFFDIHGDESLPYNFVAGSEMLPDFSDAQRATQDAFIARFKAVSPDFQDVHGYEAGHYSADALTLASKYIGNRYGCLSLTLEMPFKDNADLPDPRVGWNGARSMALGAAMCLAILRQLDD; encoded by the coding sequence ATGACAGTGAAGATCACCAGCCTGTTCGACAGCGGTGCGGTCGAGGTCGTGGATGCGAGCCGTGCCGACGATATCCGGCTTCGCCTGCGTCCCGATAACGCCAGCGCCTTTGCGCAATGGTTCCATTTTCGTGCGAGTGGCGTGGCGGGCCGCGCCTGCGTCTACACGTTCGAGAATGCGTCGGAAGCGGCCTATCCGGACGGCTGGCGCGACTATCACGTCGTCGCCAGTCATGACAGCGTGAACTGGTTCCGCGTCGCCGATACGCATTACGACGGCCAGGTATTGCGATGGCAGCACACGTCGCCATCGGATAGCGTCTGGTTTGCCTATTTCGAGCCCTACGGCGAAGCCCGTCACCATGCCTTTCTGGGGGAGGTGGCGGCGAGCGGTCGCGCGACGTGCGCCGACCTGGGCTTGTCGCTACAAGGTCGGCCGCTGACATGCGTGAGCGTCGGCGACGCCGTGGTGAATGGGACGGACGGCGCCGCCGGTGCGGGTGCATCGCCTGCGCCTATCTGGATGATTGCACGCCAGCATCCGGGCGAGACGATGGCGGAGTGGTTCGTCGAAGGCTTCTTGCGACGCCTGCTTGGTTTGGGCGAGTGGGCGGGGGATCCGGTCGGGCGTGCGCTGCGTGAGCGGGCCGTGTTTCATATCGTGCCGAATATGAATCCGGACGGCGCGGCACTGGGAAATCTGCGGACGAACGCGGCCGGCGCGAATCTGAATCGCGAGTGGATGCAGCCCAGCGCCGAGCGTAGTCCCGAAGTGCTGATGGTGCGCGAAGCCATCGCTGCCAGCGGCATCGCGATGTTTTTCGATATTCATGGCGACGAATCTCTGCCGTACAACTTCGTCGCGGGCAGTGAGATGTTGCCAGATTTCAGCGATGCGCAACGCGCGACGCAGGATGCCTTCATTGCTCGTTTCAAGGCCGTGAGTCCCGATTTTCAGGATGTTCACGGTTATGAAGCCGGGCATTACAGCGCCGATGCCTTGACACTCGCGTCCAAATATATCGGTAATCGCTATGGCTGCTTGTCGCTGACCTTGGAAATGCCGTTCAAGGACAATGCCGATTTGCCGGACCCGCGCGTCGGGTGGAATGGGGCCCGGAGCATGGCGCTGGGCGCGGCGATGTGCTTGGCGATTCTGCGGCAACTGGACGACTGA
- a CDS encoding energy-coupling factor ABC transporter permease has translation MGFLYSPLPLWASIGGWIVALVALASAVIRKTPFPIHSSSSKGWVGRIRASYSTPFAKLNTDGLQHLWLSCVVTLSVLWTFDIWVQDGAVFHLLGATLMVTLFGWALALIGTSVVILLVALILGTPVDGIGLTLIALSVVPVLISALVESVLARYFPNKRAPFVLGHGVLTPVLAVWASTSTVLLGHMGLLSVSWHWLDPSFVMMTSIQACGEAMFTAAMTAIIAVYKPAWMTTFDKRLNRIDQ, from the coding sequence ATGGGATTCTTGTACTCACCCTTACCGTTGTGGGCATCGATAGGCGGATGGATCGTCGCCTTGGTGGCGCTCGCTAGCGCGGTGATACGTAAGACGCCTTTTCCCATTCACTCATCTTCCAGCAAGGGATGGGTCGGCCGAATCCGTGCTTCTTACAGCACACCGTTTGCAAAACTGAATACCGACGGACTGCAGCACCTCTGGCTTTCCTGTGTCGTGACCTTGTCCGTACTCTGGACATTCGACATCTGGGTGCAAGATGGCGCGGTGTTTCATTTACTGGGCGCCACCTTGATGGTGACGCTATTCGGTTGGGCGCTCGCCCTGATCGGAACCAGCGTAGTGATCCTATTGGTCGCGTTGATCCTCGGCACGCCGGTCGATGGCATCGGCCTCACCTTGATCGCGCTGAGTGTCGTACCGGTGCTGATCTCGGCCTTGGTCGAGAGCGTGCTTGCCCGGTATTTCCCAAATAAGCGTGCCCCCTTTGTGCTGGGCCATGGCGTGCTGACACCAGTCTTAGCGGTATGGGCTTCCACGTCCACGGTGCTCTTGGGGCATATGGGATTGTTGAGCGTTTCCTGGCATTGGCTCGATCCGTCCTTTGTCATGATGACGTCGATTCAGGCCTGTGGTGAAGCGATGTTTACCGCTGCGATGACCGCGATCATCGCGGTTTACAAACCGGCGTGGATGACGACCTTCGACAAACGTTTGAATCGCATCGATCAGTAA
- a CDS encoding response regulator transcription factor — protein sequence MKFLVVSQNAQEREEMKTLLRQLDRRAQTSDVRDWLQARRALSHEPRDLLLCDLGSTASQTEALRLIDEHRGTLLLAGTCRDMPPQQILDLMRGGVKAVMLQSMGVRAMLRALELVLLGTHYIPPSAISLQSADVASQEVAERRLPYRRRGFGDTPLLSPRQQQIMRLVHMGSTNKGIARALGISEGTVKIHLATVFKTLGASNRAAAVAIYNGWLFEQLDGSRNGAATPPLARVIPLGDGLSATDRLVAPIRRPLLAPPSGPVPGPGQGAPPGVPPRPPQAPTRPPSPGSLHGPATHLAPDAPRLPGRDDGSPARRSDAGATEPPCSPFPPALPDGSGADSGPTGYHRFQPPTW from the coding sequence ATGAAATTTCTCGTAGTCAGTCAAAACGCGCAGGAACGGGAGGAGATGAAAACGCTTTTGCGCCAGTTGGACCGGCGCGCGCAGACCAGTGACGTACGTGACTGGCTGCAGGCAAGGCGTGCCTTGTCGCATGAGCCGCGCGATCTGCTGTTATGCGATCTCGGCAGCACCGCCAGCCAGACCGAGGCATTGCGTTTGATCGATGAACATCGCGGCACGTTGCTGTTGGCGGGGACGTGTCGCGACATGCCCCCGCAGCAGATTCTCGATCTGATGCGCGGCGGCGTCAAAGCCGTCATGCTGCAATCGATGGGCGTGCGTGCCATGTTACGGGCGCTGGAGTTGGTCTTACTGGGCACGCACTACATTCCGCCGAGCGCGATCAGTTTGCAGAGCGCCGATGTCGCCTCTCAGGAGGTCGCGGAACGACGTCTGCCTTATCGCCGCCGCGGCTTTGGCGACACGCCGCTGCTATCGCCGCGTCAACAACAGATCATGCGTCTTGTACACATGGGCAGTACGAACAAGGGCATCGCACGGGCCCTCGGCATCAGCGAGGGAACGGTAAAGATACATTTAGCCACGGTATTTAAAACCCTGGGGGCCAGTAATCGCGCCGCAGCCGTCGCGATCTATAACGGCTGGCTTTTCGAGCAATTGGACGGTTCGCGCAACGGGGCCGCGACACCGCCGCTCGCCCGCGTGATACCGCTCGGCGACGGCCTGTCCGCGACCGACCGTTTGGTCGCGCCGATTCGTCGACCCTTGCTCGCGCCCCCATCGGGTCCGGTCCCGGGGCCAGGACAGGGCGCGCCACCAGGAGTGCCACCAAGACCGCCCCAAGCACCGACGCGCCCTCCCAGTCCCGGGTCGCTGCACGGTCCCGCGACGCACCTTGCTCCGGACGCACCACGGCTGCCCGGGCGAGACGATGGCAGTCCAGCGCGCCGATCGGACGCAGGCGCGACGGAGCCGCCGTGTTCCCCGTTCCCTCCCGCGCTCCCCGATGGAAGTGGCGCCGACAGCGGACCGACGGGCTATCACCGCTTCCAGCCGCCGACATGGTGA
- a CDS encoding fumarylacetoacetate hydrolase family protein, producing MKLMRVGAKGQERPAVLGSDGIVRDLSSVVADIGPAELSPQGLARLAAIDPASLPPVAEPERLGVPFSGMGKFLCVGLNYSDHAAESGVPVPTEPVLFTKWSSSLSGPNDPVVLPRGALKADWEVELGIVIGTKARHVSLESALSHVAGYTIVNDVSERAFQMERGGTWDKGKGCDTFGPVGPWLVTADEIADPQALSLWLNVNGERRQNGNTQAMVFDVAYLIHYISQFTTLYPGDLISTGTPPGVGMGFKPPIYLKPGDEMHLGIDGLGEQRQHVHAWDERLLD from the coding sequence TTGAAATTGATGCGGGTAGGGGCGAAAGGACAGGAACGGCCAGCGGTGCTGGGCAGCGATGGCATCGTGCGGGATTTATCGTCGGTGGTCGCGGATATCGGCCCCGCCGAATTGTCGCCGCAGGGCTTGGCGCGATTGGCCGCGATCGATCCGGCCAGCTTGCCGCCGGTTGCCGAGCCGGAACGGCTCGGTGTGCCCTTCAGCGGTATGGGCAAGTTCCTCTGTGTGGGCTTGAACTACAGCGATCATGCTGCCGAGTCGGGCGTGCCCGTTCCCACCGAACCGGTGTTGTTCACGAAATGGTCCAGCAGTTTGTCGGGGCCGAACGATCCGGTCGTGCTGCCGCGCGGTGCGCTCAAGGCCGACTGGGAAGTGGAGTTGGGCATCGTGATCGGGACGAAGGCGCGGCACGTGTCGCTCGAAAGCGCCTTGTCCCATGTGGCAGGGTATACGATCGTCAACGACGTCTCGGAGCGGGCGTTTCAAATGGAACGCGGCGGCACGTGGGACAAGGGCAAGGGCTGCGATACGTTCGGGCCGGTGGGGCCGTGGCTGGTCACGGCGGACGAGATTGCCGATCCGCAGGCGCTGTCGCTTTGGCTGAATGTCAACGGTGAGCGTCGGCAGAACGGCAATACGCAGGCAATGGTCTTCGATGTCGCTTATCTGATCCATTACATCAGCCAGTTCACGACCTTGTACCCTGGCGATCTGATCTCCACCGGCACGCCGCCCGGTGTCGGCATGGGTTTCAAGCCGCCGATTTATCTGAAGCCGGGCGACGAGATGCACCTCGGGATCGACGGCTTGGGCGAACAGCGCCAACACGTCCATGCATGGGACGAAAGGCTGCTCGATTGA